In the genome of Natronorubrum daqingense, the window CCACATGACGACGGGGAGGTCGTGTTCGCGGGCGTCCTCCTGGACGTCGCGAAACTCTTCTGCCATCTCGACCTCGTGGTTCGAACCACCATAGAGGGTGAAGCCGACGGCGTCGGCACCGAGTTCGGCCGCGTAGTCGACCGAGCAGTTTACGGCGGAGTCGTACTCGCCCATCCAGAGATTCGAGGTCCCGTTGACCTTCAACAGGAGATTCACGTCGTCATCGTAGCTGGGGTAGTAGCCTTCTGCGATACCCTTCTGGACGGCCATCGCGGTGACGGCGTCGTGGGTCGCCGTCTCGAACACCGTCGACGGATCGAGTTTCTCCGGAACGTCCTCGAAGTCGACGGGACCGTGTTCTAACCCGTGGTCCATCGCCAGAATCAGTGACTTGCCATCGCGTACGATCGGAGAGTCGTCGATCGGAATCATCTGTTAGCAGGTCCAACAGGCCGCTATAAATCTCTGATGGTCCGGACCATCGAAATTACGTACTATTGTAGTTGTTGTTGCGGTGAGGCGGCCGATTTGGGAGTGAACATCCCCCACAGTTTGCGAGAAAAGTTGTCGATATTCGAGGAGATGTTACTCGCCGATATTCGAGTCCACGACGTGTGCTATTCGAGCAGTTCTCGAGCGTTGTGTCGCCACGTCCGAACGTGCAACACCTGTAAATCGAGCACCCGCGCGACCTCGAAGGCGCTGGCGCGTGCTAACTGACTCGCCGAGTGGATCCCCGCCGTGGCCAACGCGTCCGCGTCGTCGGGACCGACCCCCGCGACCGCCGTCACCGGCGTCGGTTCGGGCCACGGTCGTTCAGACGGCTGCTCGCGACCGACAGCGGACTCGACGGCGTGTTCGTACTCGAACGATTGCCACTCCTCGTCATCGCTGAGAGCGATCCACTCGCGTTCGGCCGCACCTAACCCTCGAACCTCGCTCGAGCGTCGCTCGAGGTCGCCGTCGCTCTCGAACGACCAGGGGAGCGAGAATCGCCGCCGGAGCGTCGCTGCGGTCGACTCCTCGACCTCGGCGTCCAGTAGCATGCGATAGGAGCACGCTTTCTCTCTAATTTCGGCCGGGTCGATGTCGGCCGCCTCGAGCGACTCGCGCTCCGTCGGCGTGATTGTGCGCGATTCGATCGGGCGAGCGTCGGTCGTCGGACGTGTGGGGTTCCCGTGCGTTCGCTCGTCGCGTGCGCCGTCGGTCGCCGTCGCTCCCACGGATCGTCTGTTCTCCCGCGCTCGTCCACCGTCGTTATCGCCGCCCTCTGGTTCTTCGATGTCACTCGCTTCGTCGAACGTGAGTTCGACGGTCTCCGTCGACTCCATCTCGAGGTCCTCGAGACGCTCGACGCCGAGATCCACCGTGATGCCGATTCCCAGATCGACGGCGCTCTCCCCACCAGCGTCGTCGCTTTCGGTTCCCGTCCCCGTATTGCCTGCAACGTGTTTCTTGCTCACGCGTTCCACCGGATAGCCGGTATCTCTCACTGTCCAGTCTTCAAACTTCCCCTCGAGAGGTGACTGAGAACTATCACGTCCGATCGATCCGTCGGACGTGACGGATGTGACCAGTACCCTTACGATCGAGTCTCCGGTAGCAGCGGGTATGGTTCGTGACCAGATCGATCGTATCGGCGTCGTCGGCGCGGGGACGATGGGCAGTGGCATCGCGCAAGTCGCGGCAACCAACGGCTACGACGTCGTCCTCCGCGACGTCGAGCCGGAATTTCTCGAAAACGGGTTCGAAACCATCGACCACAGCCTCGAGCGACTCGAGAATCGCGACGCGCTCGAAGCGGAGCCGGAGACGGTCCGCGGTCGAATCGAGGGAACGACGACGCTCGAGGACCTCGCGGAGTGCGACCTCGTCGTCGAGGCGGCCCTCGAGGAGCTGGCGGTCAAACGGGAGATTTTCGCCGACCTCGAACGAGTCTGTGCGGACGACGTAGTGCTCGCGACGAACACGAGCACGCTCTCGATCACCTCGATTGCGTCGAACCTCGAGCACCCAGAACGCGTCGTCGGCTTGCACTTCATGAATCCGGTCCCGATCATGGAGGGCGTCGAGGTCGTCGTCGGTGAGTTGACGGCCGAAGCGGTGGTCGACCTCGCCCACGAACTGGCCATGGATCTCGGGAAGACGACGTGGGAGGCGGACGACAAACCCGGCTTCGTGGCGAATCGAATCCTGATGCCGTGGATCAACGAGGGGATTCGGGCGTACGACGAGGGCGTCGCCTCGAAGGAGGACATCGACGCCGGAATGGAACTCGGGACCAACGTTCCGATGGGGCCGCTCACCCTCGCGGACCACATCGGACTCGATATCTGTCTCCACGCCACCGAGACGCTTCACGAGGAACTCGGCGATCGGTACAAACCGGCCTACCTCTTGAAGCGGAAAGTCGAGGCCGGAACGCTCGGCAAGAAGACGGGATCCGGATTCTACGAGTACGACTGACGAGTGTACACGAGGTGTGCGAGATCCCCCCTGTTCGGGAGAGCGTTTATATCAACTGATGATCAGTAACGGGCATGTGCTCTCGATACGGTCGTCGGACGATCCTCGGTGCTGGAGCGGGCGGAGTCGGTGTCCTCGCTACCGGCTACTACGGCTGGTCCCAGTACGAACGGCGGACCCACCTGCGACTCAGACCGCTCGAGATCCGTTCGGACGCCGACGAGTCGGTCACGCTCGAGGTGACGCTGACGGACGAAACCGGCCACCGCGAGGAGACGGAGACGGTCAGACTAGAGCCGAGCGAGGGAGACACCGAGACCCGTCTCAGCGGACCGTGGATGAAGTACGCCGGCGAGTGGCGACTCGAGGCGTCGACCGAGAGTGAGTCCCTCGAACTCACTGCAGAGACGATCACCGATCGACTCGATGACGCCGGATGGGGCGTCGACTGTGCACACATCACGATCGTCCTCACGGTAGAGCGGACGCTCGAGAGCCAAATCGAGCAATCAGATAGCTGCTAAGCCGAAAACGGCGCGGCCTTACTGGTGCAAGGGCTTTTCTGCCATCTCCTTGCGAAGGTCGGCCAGTGCCGCACGGGAAATTTCACCCTCGAACGTCTGCAAGAGCGCGTACACTTCCGCTCGAGAGACTTTCACGTCACCGTCGCGGATGACGTCCTCCGGACGTTCGCGAAGCTCTCGCATCGTGCCGACGGCGAGGAGGTACGGAATCGCCCACGCCGAGAGGCGATTGCCGTGGGTTTCGGGGACGACCTCGAGGTAGCGATGGGCGTCGTCGAGGTACGTCTCCGCGCGGCCGGTGACGCGTTTGATGACGTTCGTGACGCCGCGTTGATTCGAGTCGTCGGTGACCTGCTCGATGTCGATATCCTCTTCCTCGAGCCACTCTGCGGGGAGATAGACGTTGTTTTCCTCGTGATAATCAGACTCGACGTCCTTCGCGATGTTGACCAGCTGTAAGAGTAACGCGAACGACCGCGCGTTCGCTCGCATCTCAGCGGCTCGCTCCTGTGACGCGCCACGGGCGACCAACCCCGTGATGAGCGTGCCGACGGTTCCGGCGGCGTACCAGCAGTACTCCTCGAGTTCCTCGAGCGTCTGTAGGCGAAGCCCGCCTTCCTCGGCGTAGCGACTCGTGAACATCGCCATCCCGTCGACGAGTTCTCGAACGGGTTCGCGCATGATCTCGCGTGGCTCTTCCTCGAGCGATTCGAACGTTCGAAGAATGCGCGGCGTCTCGGCGACGACGTCCCAGTCGTCGGTTCGCTCGTCCGGAATCCACGGCTCGACGTCCGACATGAAATCGGCGACCGTCTGGTCGGCCGTCGGATCGAGTAACTGATCGTACGTCGTCAGCAGTTCGGTCTGCGCTTCCGGCGGAATGTGACCCGCGTCCTCGATCGTGTCCGCGACGCGACAGAGGAGGTAGCCGAGACAGATGTGTTTCGCCATCGGCTCCTCGAGCCGATCGATCGTGATCGAAAAGGTCCGCGAAACGTCGTGGACGGCGTCGTAACACCACTCCAGATCGGCGTCAGTCGGCGGTTCGTGCTGGCCCGTGGTCATCTACTCTCTGTTTCTTTGTGCTGACCCCGGAAAAACACCGCGGTCTCGGCGGACTGTTCCGTTCGATACGAGGAGCACCCGTCTCACTCGAGTCGAACGGCGGACGTGGTATCGATTTCGACCGACCGGGCAACCACCCCGGAAATTGCCATTGGTTCCCCAGCGTATTCCAACACTGGATCTATTCCTGCGGAAAGAAGAGGGGAAACATGGCACAGACTGTACTCGTCGCTGGCGCACACGGACAGGTCGGACAACACGTTACCGAACGCCTCGGAGCGAGCGATCACGAGGCCAGAGCGATGGTCCGAGACGAAGACCAGACCGAGGAGATGGACGCGATCGGTGCGGACGAGACGGTCGTCGCCGATCTCACAGAGTCGGTCGCACACGCCGTCGAGGGCTGTGATTCGATCATCTTCGCGGCGGGTTCCGGCGGGAACGACGTCTACGGCGTCGACCGCGACGGCGCAATCGCGCTAATCGACGCCGCCGAAAACGCGGGAGCCGATCGATTCGTCATGCTCAGTTCGATGGGCGTCGACGAGCCCGAGGACGCACCCGAGGCCCTCCAGGACTACCTGATCGCCAAAGCGGAAGCCGACGAGTCCCTCCGCGAGAGCGCCCTCGAGTGGACGATCGTCCGGCCCGGCGAGTTGACGAACGAGGACGGAGACGGACGGATTCGCGTCGGCAACTTCGACCTCGGGGACGGCGATATCCCGCGCGAAGACGTCGCCCAGACGCTGATCGCCGTCCTCGAGCGAGACGGACTCGTCGGCGAGACGTTCGAACTGTTGGGCGGCGAGCAGTCGATCGACGAGGCCCTCGAGTCGCTGAGTCGATGAGGGAACCGATACGAAATCGACGACGCGGGTAAAATCAAACCGACGGAGAGTGGCGATATCAAACCGACCGACAGCGGCGATATCAAACCGACCGACAGCGATACTACTAACAATGGACGCCGCGATTGCTCGAGCATGGACTTCGCACTCTCGGCCGAGCAACGCCAGATTCGGGAGATGGTCTCCGAGTTCGTGGACGAAGAGGTCGTTCCCGTCGCGGACGAGATCGATCACGAGGACGAGTTCCCGGCCGACCTCGTCGGCGAGATGGCCGACCTCGGGCTCATGGGCATGCCCTTCCCCGAGGAGTACGGCGGCGCCGGGTTAGACTATCACTCCTACGCGATCGGCCTCGAGGAAATTTCTCGAGGGTCGGGCGGACTCGGGACGGTCGTCGCAGCCCATACCTCGCTTGCGGGCAACATGCTCTACGAGTTCGGCGACGAGTCCCAAAAAGAGGAGTTTCTGACGCCCGTCGCGGCGGGCGAGGACGTCGGGGCGTTCGCGCTCTCGGAAGCCGGTGCGGGCAGCGACGTGCCGGCGATGGAGACCACTGCCGAGAAAGATGGAGACGAATACGTGATCAACGGCGGAAAGCTCTGGATTTCCAACGGCTCGGTCGCCGACACCGTCACGCTGTTCGCGAAGACTGATCCGGACGCGGGCAACAAGGGAATCTCGTCGTTCGTCGTTCGTCCCGAAGAGGACGACGGCTTCATCGTCGAAGGGACGGAGGACAAACTCGGCGACAAGGGCTGTCCGACGGCCGAACTTCGCTTCGACGACCTCCGAATTCCGGAATCGCGCCTGCTCGGCGAGGAGGGCGACGGCTTCGTCCACGCGCTTAAGACGCTCAACGGCGGGCGGATCACCATCGCGGCCCGCGGGGTCGGTATCGCCCGCGCCGCCTTCGAGGCGGCTCGAGACTACGCGGGAGAACGCGAGCAGTTCGGCCAGCCGATCGGCGAGTTCCAGTCGATCAAACACAAGCTGGCGGACATGGACACCAAGATTCAGGCTGCAAAGCTGCTCATGCACAAGGCCGCGGACAAGAAGATCCGCGGCGAGGACTACATCAAAGACGCCTCGCAGGCCAAACTCTACGCCTCCGAGGTGAGCCGCGAGGTCGCGAACGAGGGTATCCAGATCCACGGCGGTTACGGCTACACGAAGGACTTCGCCGCCCAGCGATTCTACCGCGACGCCAAACTCAACGAGATCTACGAGGGCACCAGCGAAGTGCTCCGGAACACGATCGGCGATCAGTTGCTCGAGGACGCCTGAAACCCGCTCTTTCGACTCGATTTTCGACGGTCACTCGCGCCACCACAGGGCGAACACCGTAATCCCGATCCCGCTGAGCACGCTCAGCGTCACCGCGACGACCAGCCCGAGCATGAGGTCGATCTGTACGAGGACGAGAATAAGCGCGAGGAATCCCAGATGAGCGACGCCGATAACGACGCCGAATAAGAACCACTTGCGCTCGACTGTCGGCTCGTCGAACGCCGAATCCGGATCGAGTTGGGAGTCGGTCATCGCCACTCAGTCGCGAATACGGGCTCGAGCGGGATAGCTCCCTCGAGACGAGTGACAATTCTGACAGTTACCTCGACTCTCAGGAGTTCTCTTCTCCGTTCTCGAGACACGTCTGAATCCACTCGGCGTGCTCGCGGAGTCGTTTGTCCCCGCCGTCGGTGAGCGCGTACACGTCGTGAATCCCCTCGGTTCGCTCTTCGACGAATCCCGCGTCCACGAGCGCCGACAGGGACCCGTAGAACGACTTCGGCTCGAGGTGGTCGTCGTAACGGGACTCGAGGCGTGATTTCAACTGCTGGCCGCGCAGTTCGCCGTCCGAAGCGCCGGCGAGGAGTACACAGATGTCGCGCCGGCGGCCACTCTGGAGCCACTTGCTCATAGGCGCTCGTCCGTCCCTCGCGCGCACGAACGTTTCGGTTTTTCCCGAGAGCGACGGTCAACTCGGGACCGTACGGAGTGCAAGCACGCTCTCGACGAGGGTCGCCCAGAGGACGCCACCGATACTCGCGAGGGTGAGCACGACTGTGGCACCGATCTCGAGGAGCACCGTCCCCGACTCGGGATCGAACTCGTGTCGGAAGAGGAGCCAGCGACTGCCCGGGTCGCCGATTACGACGGTACCTGTGCCGACGGCGAGCGAGAGGAACACCGTTCCGGCGAGTGCTGTCGCCACCACGACGAGCGTACCGATTGCACCAGTGACGGCTCGCACGGCGAATCGATGTCGAGACCGGCGACGAACGTCGCCGTCGTCGCTCGAGGCGTAGATGCCGAATCCCTGCGCGCCACCGGGAGGTGGGGCGACTCGGACGGAAGCGGGGTACTGGAGGAGCACACCGGCCATCCAGAGATCGCCGATCGAGCCGGCGGCGTTCGCGGCCAGCGGTACGATCAGTAGCGGCGAGGGGTGGACGAGCATCGCCATTACACCGATCGTCGTAATCCCCACGAACGGTGCGAAAAGGGTGATGAGCAACTGGTTTCGCGTAAAGCTCTCGCCGACCGTTTCCGCGTAAGCATATGGTAACACGAAGTGGGAGACGCCGACGCCGTAGGACGGCGACGCGCCGTAGCGGGCCATAAATACGCCGTGGAGCAACTCGTGGGGAACGACGACGAGGGCCACCAGCACGAGAGTAATGGCGAGCCAGACGAGCGCATCAGGTGGCGTGAACGCGTGAAAAACGATCGGCTCGAGCGTCGCTCCCCGAATGGTCGCCCGAACGTGAGCGAACCCGTAGGCGAACGCGAAGAAGCCGACGACGGCGACGACGACCCACTGTATCGCGAGTGCCCGCGTCTGGCGGAACGTCGCGACTGCCTCGAACGTGGAGGGGTCCCCTCGGCTCACGAGCACATCCTCTCAACAGACGAAAAAATCTGTATCGGTTCCTCGTCGCACGCTCGCTGCACTCGCGGAAACCGATACCTTCCCGGTGGTTGATCCGCGAGTGTCGAGTATGACCGACGATCGGACGGCTACCGCAAACGGTATCGAAGCGACCTACGACGAAACGGAGACGGAACGTCTCCTCGAGTTTCGCGCGGTTAGCACCGACGGCTCCGAGACCACCCCCGGAGCGAGCGCGGTGATCGCCCAAAACGTCGAGGGCTACGCCATGCTGAAGGTTCGGCCGACGGCCGACGGTGACGAACTCGAGCGCTACTACGGGTTCGATATGGCGCTCGATCACGCTGGGGAACTACTTGGCGTGTCACCGCACGATCTTCCGATTCCTGAAGCCGGCGACGACATGGGAATGTGAGCGTTCGCCACGGGCGTTCGCGCACCCACGTCGTTCTGTCACCCGTCATTCCCGCTAAATGGGGATAAAACGGGACTCCTAAATATGCCGAGTCGAAGGTAACAGACAAGGATAGCCGTGGCAACTGAATCTTCGTCGTTTCCCCGTCCGATCGACACACGACAACGGTTTTCTGCACTGCTCGCAGCGACGGCGCTCGGTGTCTACCTCCTGTTGATCATCGGCGCGACGACCTCACTGACGAACGCCGCGTCGGCGTGTTCGACCTGGCCGACCTGTCACGCACCCGCGGATCCGCTGAATCAGACGGAACTCGCCATCGCGTGGGGCCACCGACTCGCCGCCGTCGTCGTCGGCGCGCTCGTCGCCGCGACGGCCGTCGCCGCCGTCTTCGGCGACGTCTCGAGGCGCGTCCGCTGGACCCTCGTCGTCGCTGCGGCCCTCTACATCGTGCAAGTGGGCGTCGGCGCGCTCACGGCGACGGTCGGCCCCGCAGCGATCGTCCCCGGACTGCATCTCACGCTCGGTCTCGTGATCTTTACCGCAATCGTCCTCGCGCTCGCCTGGGACCTCGAGCTCGCAACGGGCGAAGCAGACGACACGATCGAGACACCCGAGCCACTCGAGCAAGCCGTCGCCTCGGGCGAGGCGTCCGCACCCGACGTTCGCCCGCTTCCCGACGGTCGCCTCGCTCGCGCTCGGCTCACCGCCTTCGCGTACTTCAAAATGATGAAGCCGCGGTTGATGTGGCTGCTCTGTCTCGTCGCCGCGGCCGGAATGGCACTGGCCGCTGGACCGAATCTGACCATTTCGCTCATCGTCGCGACGCTCGGTGGCGGCGTCCTCGCGATCGGTGCGAGTGGGACGTTCAACCACGTCCTCGAGCGCGACGTCGACCAGCGGATGTCCCGGACGGCCGACCGACCGCTGGCGACCGAACTGATCCCCGTCCGAAACGCGATGGCCTTCGGCCTGCTCCTGACGGCCGCCTCGCTCGGCGTCTTCCTGACGATCAACCCGCTCGCGGCCGCACTCGGCCTCGCCGCGATTATCTTCTACAGCGTCGTCTACACGCTCGTGCTCAAGCCAAACACCGTCCAGAACACGGTCATCGGCGGCGCTGCGGGTGCGCTGCCGGCGCTCATCGGCTGGGCGGCGGTGACCAACGAGATCGGCTGGCCGGCGCTCGCACTCGCCGGCGTGATCTTCCTCTGGACGCCCGCTCACTTCTACAACCTCGCGTTAGCGTACAAGGACGACTACGCTCGCGGCGGGTTCCCGATGATGCCCGTCGTCCGCGGCGAGACCGAGACTCGAAAGCACATCGTCTACTACATCGGTGCGACGCTCGTCAGCACGATTGCACTCGCGTGGATCACCGACCTCGGCGTCATCTACGCCGCGACGGTCGCCGTCTTCGGCGGTATCTTCCTCTGGGCGGCTATCCGACTCCACTTCGAGCAGACGGAAGCCGCCGCGTTCCGTTCGTTCCACGCCTCGAACGCCTTCCTCGGTGCCGTGCTCGTGGCCGTCCTCGTCGACGCGCTCGTCATCTGACCGGCGACCCGACGCAGACCGATATTCCTAACAGACGCCCATCCATAATGATAGTCAAATGAATCGTCGAACGTTTCTTGCGACGGCCGCCGGAACCACGCTGGCCATCGGGCTCGCTGGTTGTAGCTCCCAGACGACTGATATCGACGGCGTCGACCCCGACCGTCAGCTCTCGGCGCCGGCCCTCGGCAACGGCGAGGTCACCGTGGAGGTGTACGCCGACTTTACGTGCCCGGCCTGTCACAGATTCCAGTCGGGCGTGTTCCCCACCATCGAAGAAGAACTGATCGAAACGGACGAGATCACCTACCAGCACGCTGATTTCCCAATTCCAGTCGAGGACGAAGCCGTGCCGATGGCGAACGCCGCTCGTGCCATCCAAGCGGAAACCAAATCCGACGACGACCCGGCTGGCGAGTTCTTCGCCTACAAGGAGGAACTGTTCGCGACCGACGACTGGGGCAACGACAACCTCGAGTCGACCGCGGAGGACGTCGGCGTCGACCCCGACGTCGTCGCGGACGCCCTCGAGGACGAAACCTACCTCCAGACGCTCGCGGCGGACAAGGAACAAGGCGAGGACGCAGGTGTCGAAGGGACGCCAGCAGTGATCGTCGACGGCCAACTCCTCGACGAACCCGACGCCGAGACCATTATTGCAGCGGTCGAAGACGCCTCCTGAATCGACGTTCGGAGGACGAGCGTTCGGATACCGGCGAAACTCCTTCTCGACGGAGCGGAGACGGTCACTCGCTGGACGCTCGAGCCGCGTCGATCCGTTCGAACTGCTCGCCGCTGAGATCGAGGTCGACGGCGCCGACGTTCTCCTCGAGTTGCCCGGGCGTGCGAGCGCCGACGATCGGTACGCAGGTGAATCGATCCTGCTCCATCAACCACCGCAAGGAGACCTGCGCCGGCGAGGCGTTCGCTTCGTCGGCGACGGATTCGACGGCCTCGAGGACGTCCCACGCTCTGTCGGTCGCGTACCGATCCTCGAACAGGTCGTCGAAGCTGCCTCGAGAGCCGTCCGGCGCTTCGACTGAGCCGTCGTCGGCACGCTCGTACTTGCCCGTCAGAAAGCCGCCAGCGAGCGGCGAGTACGGACAGACGGCGAGGTCCCGATCCGCACAGACGTCGAGGTAGTCGCCGACGGCGTCGTAGTGGGCGGCGTTGACCATCGGCTGGGTGACGTCGAAGCGCTCGAGTCCCTCGACGTCGCTGGTCCACAGCGCCTTCGTGAGTTGCCAGGCGGCCATCGTCGACGCGCCGAGGTGGTTGACTTTACCCTCGCGGACGAGGTCGTTCAGCACGGACATGGTCTCCTCGATGGGCGTCTCGTCGTCCCAACGGTGGATGTAGTACAGGTCGAGGTAGTCGGTTCCCAGACGCTCGAGCGTGCCCTCGATCTGGGCGCGAACGTGCTTGCGTCCGAGTCCGGAATCGTTCGGGCCGGGCTCGCCCCAGCCGTCGAACTCGAAGTAGACCTTGGAGGCGATGACGAGGTCCTCGCGGTCGACGTCACGGTCCGCGAGCCACTCGCCGATCCACTCCTCGCTGGTGCCGTCGGGGGTGCCGTAGACGTTCGCCGTATCGATGAAGTTGATCCCGTGGTCCAGACAGGCGTCGAGCAGGTCGTGGGCTTCCTCGCGCGTCGTCTCGTTCTCGAGGTCGCCAGTCTCCCGGCCGAATCGCCAGGTGCCATAGCAAACCTTCGAAACGGTCGTTCCCGTGTTCCCGAGCGTGGTGTACTCCATGGGCGTCGTTCGTCCGCGAGCGCCAAAATGGGTGGGGAAGCGGCGACTCGAGTCAGGGCTTACTCGAAGCCGTCGTTACGCGAACGACGGCAGGACGTCCTCCTCGTAGAACTCGATCGCCGCGTCCTGCTCGGGGCCGATCTGGTGGAAGTAGACGTGATCGTAGCCGACGTCGATGGCTTGCTCGAGGCTGTCGATGTGATCTTGGGGATCGGGGCTGGTGGTCGTGCCTGCCTCGGCGATGTCTTCTTTCTCGACCATCTCGGCGGCCTGCTTGAAGTGTGCGGGCGTGGGTAGTTCCTGACCGAGTTCACCCGGAATCGAGCCGTTCGGCCAGTACTTGTAGACCGTCTCGATCGCGTCTTCCTCGGTCTCGGCGTAACAGCCGTGGAGTTGCGTGTATTTCGGCCCCTCCCCACCAGCGTCCTCGTAGGCCTCGACCGGACCCTCTTTCGGCCCCGAACACCAAAGGCCGTCGGCGTTCTCGGCCGTCCACTCGGCCGTCTGCGGCCCGAACGCGCTCGCAATCGTCGTGGGTTGCTCGTCGGGACACGTGTAGAGTCGGGCGTTCTCGACCGTGAAGTGCTCGCCGCGATGGCTGATCGTTTCGCCGGTCCAGAGCTTCCGCATGACGTTCATCGACTCCTCGAGCATCTCGAGGCGAACGTCGTGTTCGGGCCAGCGCTCGCCCGTGACGTGCTCGTTCAGGTTCTCGCCGGTGCCGACGCCGAACGTGAAGCGGTCGCCAAGCATTTCGTCGACGGTGGCGACGGCGTGTGCGACGTTGAGCGGGTGAATGCGGATCGTCGGGCAGGTCACGCCGACGCCAACCTCGATCTCGTCCGTCGCGTTCGCAATCGCACCCAACGTCGACCAGACGAACGGCGATTCACCCTGCGCGGAGACCCAGGGGTGAAAGTGATCCGAAATCGAGAGAAAGTCGAAGCCCGCTTCCTCGGCACGTTCGGCGATGTCGACGAGCTCGGTCGGCCCGTGCTCTTCGCTCGAGAGCGTATAGCCAATTTGGGTCATTGTGCCCGTCCTACCACGAATTCTCGGGTAATAGTTGAGCCTGCGTGGGCAAGAACGGCAGAGTCGAGGGCGCTCGAGACGGGAAACGCTCGACCG includes:
- a CDS encoding acyl-CoA dehydrogenase, producing the protein MDFALSAEQRQIREMVSEFVDEEVVPVADEIDHEDEFPADLVGEMADLGLMGMPFPEEYGGAGLDYHSYAIGLEEISRGSGGLGTVVAAHTSLAGNMLYEFGDESQKEEFLTPVAAGEDVGAFALSEAGAGSDVPAMETTAEKDGDEYVINGGKLWISNGSVADTVTLFAKTDPDAGNKGISSFVVRPEEDDGFIVEGTEDKLGDKGCPTAELRFDDLRIPESRLLGEEGDGFVHALKTLNGGRITIAARGVGIARAAFEAARDYAGEREQFGQPIGEFQSIKHKLADMDTKIQAAKLLMHKAADKKIRGEDYIKDASQAKLYASEVSREVANEGIQIHGGYGYTKDFAAQRFYRDAKLNEIYEGTSEVLRNTIGDQLLEDA
- a CDS encoding DUF7111 family protein, translated to MTDDRTATANGIEATYDETETERLLEFRAVSTDGSETTPGASAVIAQNVEGYAMLKVRPTADGDELERYYGFDMALDHAGELLGVSPHDLPIPEAGDDMGM
- a CDS encoding heme o synthase — translated: MATESSSFPRPIDTRQRFSALLAATALGVYLLLIIGATTSLTNAASACSTWPTCHAPADPLNQTELAIAWGHRLAAVVVGALVAATAVAAVFGDVSRRVRWTLVVAAALYIVQVGVGALTATVGPAAIVPGLHLTLGLVIFTAIVLALAWDLELATGEADDTIETPEPLEQAVASGEASAPDVRPLPDGRLARARLTAFAYFKMMKPRLMWLLCLVAAAGMALAAGPNLTISLIVATLGGGVLAIGASGTFNHVLERDVDQRMSRTADRPLATELIPVRNAMAFGLLLTAASLGVFLTINPLAAALGLAAIIFYSVVYTLVLKPNTVQNTVIGGAAGALPALIGWAAVTNEIGWPALALAGVIFLWTPAHFYNLALAYKDDYARGGFPMMPVVRGETETRKHIVYYIGATLVSTIALAWITDLGVIYAATVAVFGGIFLWAAIRLHFEQTEAAAFRSFHASNAFLGAVLVAVLVDALVI
- a CDS encoding class I fructose-bisphosphate aldolase, with the translated sequence MIPIDDSPIVRDGKSLILAMDHGLEHGPVDFEDVPEKLDPSTVFETATHDAVTAMAVQKGIAEGYYPSYDDDVNLLLKVNGTSNLWMGEYDSAVNCSVDYAAELGADAVGFTLYGGSNHEVEMAEEFRDVQEDAREHDLPVVMWSYPRGQGLKNDTKPSTISYATRLGLELGADIAKVKYPGSPEAMEHACRAAGDMSVVMSGGSKTSDYEFLSTVEDAVAAGCKGLAVGRNVWQREDPTQLLDALEKVIYEEETADAALEATQ
- a CDS encoding phytoene/squalene synthase family protein, encoding MTTGQHEPPTDADLEWCYDAVHDVSRTFSITIDRLEEPMAKHICLGYLLCRVADTIEDAGHIPPEAQTELLTTYDQLLDPTADQTVADFMSDVEPWIPDERTDDWDVVAETPRILRTFESLEEEPREIMREPVRELVDGMAMFTSRYAEEGGLRLQTLEELEEYCWYAAGTVGTLITGLVARGASQERAAEMRANARSFALLLQLVNIAKDVESDYHEENNVYLPAEWLEEEDIDIEQVTDDSNQRGVTNVIKRVTGRAETYLDDAHRYLEVVPETHGNRLSAWAIPYLLAVGTMRELRERPEDVIRDGDVKVSRAEVYALLQTFEGEISRAALADLRKEMAEKPLHQ
- a CDS encoding 3-hydroxyacyl-CoA dehydrogenase family protein; this translates as MVRDQIDRIGVVGAGTMGSGIAQVAATNGYDVVLRDVEPEFLENGFETIDHSLERLENRDALEAEPETVRGRIEGTTTLEDLAECDLVVEAALEELAVKREIFADLERVCADDVVLATNTSTLSITSIASNLEHPERVVGLHFMNPVPIMEGVEVVVGELTAEAVVDLAHELAMDLGKTTWEADDKPGFVANRILMPWINEGIRAYDEGVASKEDIDAGMELGTNVPMGPLTLADHIGLDICLHATETLHEELGDRYKPAYLLKRKVEAGTLGKKTGSGFYEYD
- a CDS encoding DUF3267 domain-containing protein produces the protein MSRGDPSTFEAVATFRQTRALAIQWVVVAVVGFFAFAYGFAHVRATIRGATLEPIVFHAFTPPDALVWLAITLVLVALVVVPHELLHGVFMARYGASPSYGVGVSHFVLPYAYAETVGESFTRNQLLITLFAPFVGITTIGVMAMLVHPSPLLIVPLAANAAGSIGDLWMAGVLLQYPASVRVAPPPGGAQGFGIYASSDDGDVRRRSRHRFAVRAVTGAIGTLVVVATALAGTVFLSLAVGTGTVVIGDPGSRWLLFRHEFDPESGTVLLEIGATVVLTLASIGGVLWATLVESVLALRTVPS
- a CDS encoding PadR family transcriptional regulator; the encoded protein is MSKWLQSGRRRDICVLLAGASDGELRGQQLKSRLESRYDDHLEPKSFYGSLSALVDAGFVEERTEGIHDVYALTDGGDKRLREHAEWIQTCLENGEENS
- a CDS encoding thioredoxin domain-containing protein, whose amino-acid sequence is MNRRTFLATAAGTTLAIGLAGCSSQTTDIDGVDPDRQLSAPALGNGEVTVEVYADFTCPACHRFQSGVFPTIEEELIETDEITYQHADFPIPVEDEAVPMANAARAIQAETKSDDDPAGEFFAYKEELFATDDWGNDNLESTAEDVGVDPDVVADALEDETYLQTLAADKEQGEDAGVEGTPAVIVDGQLLDEPDAETIIAAVEDAS
- a CDS encoding SDR family oxidoreductase; this encodes MAQTVLVAGAHGQVGQHVTERLGASDHEARAMVRDEDQTEEMDAIGADETVVADLTESVAHAVEGCDSIIFAAGSGGNDVYGVDRDGAIALIDAAENAGADRFVMLSSMGVDEPEDAPEALQDYLIAKAEADESLRESALEWTIVRPGELTNEDGDGRIRVGNFDLGDGDIPREDVAQTLIAVLERDGLVGETFELLGGEQSIDEALESLSR